One window of the Octopus sinensis linkage group LG3, ASM634580v1, whole genome shotgun sequence genome contains the following:
- the LOC115209536 gene encoding uncharacterized protein LOC115209536, translated as MHLIPNITDAEVHIPGYAVFHTDRRERSHSVVAMYIREDVTPLVLLSLSNSKQPQYNIVGQWNGSLTTDPEGISEVLSKQFKSVFTPCPLDTCRLKNPAEFFNIAALKWEGPIIDYINIEETDITASIDEISSSSVTGSNGFPAILLNLCKQALMKPLQILFQSFLANGKLPKKLKEGIICPIHKGGSRAEAQNYRPISLASHISKVMECTIRKKVIMFLEENDLLNNTQHGFHPERTCFTQLQQHYDGVLKQQLDH; from the exons ATGCATCTAATCCCTAATATAACAGATGCAGAAGTACATATACCCGGGTATGCTGTATTTCATACAGACAGAAGAGAAAGAAGTCACAGTgtagttgctatgtacatccgtgaagatgtcacaccTCTTGTATTACTGTCACTTTCAAACTCA AAACAACCACAATACAATATAGTGGGCCAATGGAATGGCTCACTAACTACAGACCCAGAGGGGATAAGTGAGGTACTCAGTAAACAATTTAAAAGTGTCTTCACTCCCTGCCCCCTGGACACATGCAGATTAAAAAACCCAGCTGAATTCTTTAATATTGCAGCTCTAAAATGGGAGGGGCCAatcattgattacatcaacattgaGGAGACAGATATAACAGCATCCATAGATGAAATTAGTTCAAGTTCTGTAACTGGTTCTAATGGCTTCCCAGCTATTCTCCTGAATTTATGTAAGCAGGCTTTAATGAAACCACTTCAGATACTTTTCCAAAGTTTCCTTGCAAATGGTAAACTTCCTAAAAAGCTAAAAGAAGGCattatatgccctatccacaaaggtggAAGCAGAGCAGAGGCCCAAAACTACAGGCCAATCTCTCTGGCTTCACATATCAGTAAAGTCATGGAGTGCACCATCAGAAAGAAGGTGATAATGTTTttagaagaaaatgacttactgaaCAATACACAGCATGGCTTTCATCCAGAAAGAACCTGCTTCACACAGCTCCAACAGCACTATGATGGGGTTTTGAAACAGCAGCTTGACCATTAA